The following coding sequences are from one Pseudonocardia sp. HH130630-07 window:
- a CDS encoding SDR family oxidoreductase translates to MSLPSGPTGGTIRGVRYLVTGSTGYIGGRLAPRLLGHGPEADLVPDPGAGPVQVRCLVRDPDKLADAPWAADAEIVQGDLLDPESVRAACADVDVVYFLVHSLSDDDFAATDRRAALILGEAARAAGVTRIVYLSGLHPDGDPSRLSAHLASRLEVGETLLRSGVPTVVLQAAVILGSGSASFEMLRHLTERLPLMVTPSWVHNRIQPIAVRDVLRYLIRVAEIPDELNRTFDVGGPDVLTYLEMMQRYATVARLSRRRIVPVPVLSPSLSAHWINVVTPVPKSIAKPLIESLVHEVVCAENDITRYVPDPAGGLIGYERAVELALARITDGEVETRWSGASTGNVPSDPLPSDPDWSGGSVYLDEREQPTSASPERLWTVVEGIGGERGWYSFPLAWSVRGWMDRAVGGVGLSRGRRDPDDLHTGDALDWWRVERLIEPGGSRPDGSDLGPQDGLLRLRAEMKVPGRAWLEMSVAPRPGGSVYRQRAVFIPHGLPGYLYWWSVAPFHGIVFGGMVRNITRTAERTGSDPAPATRRPSWLRSRGRRRSDRAA, encoded by the coding sequence GTGAGCCTGCCGTCCGGCCCGACCGGTGGCACGATCCGGGGCGTGCGCTATCTCGTCACCGGGTCCACCGGGTACATCGGCGGGCGGCTCGCGCCGCGACTGCTCGGGCACGGACCGGAGGCCGACCTCGTGCCGGACCCCGGGGCGGGACCGGTGCAGGTGCGGTGCCTGGTCCGTGACCCGGACAAGCTCGCCGACGCGCCGTGGGCCGCCGACGCCGAGATCGTGCAGGGCGACCTGCTCGACCCGGAGAGCGTCCGCGCCGCCTGCGCCGACGTCGACGTCGTCTACTTCCTCGTCCACTCGCTGTCCGACGACGACTTCGCGGCCACCGACCGGAGGGCCGCGCTGATCCTCGGCGAGGCCGCCCGCGCGGCCGGGGTCACCCGGATCGTCTACCTGAGCGGGCTGCACCCCGACGGTGACCCGTCCCGGCTCTCGGCGCACCTGGCGTCCCGACTGGAGGTGGGGGAGACGCTGCTCCGGTCGGGGGTACCGACCGTGGTGCTGCAGGCCGCGGTGATCCTCGGGTCCGGGTCGGCGAGCTTCGAGATGCTCCGGCACCTGACCGAGCGGCTGCCGCTGATGGTCACGCCGAGCTGGGTGCACAACCGGATCCAGCCGATCGCGGTGCGCGACGTGCTGCGCTACCTGATCCGGGTGGCCGAGATCCCGGACGAGCTGAACCGGACCTTCGACGTCGGCGGCCCGGACGTCCTCACCTACCTGGAGATGATGCAGCGCTACGCGACGGTCGCCCGGCTGTCCCGGCGCCGGATCGTGCCGGTGCCGGTGCTGTCCCCGTCGCTGTCGGCGCACTGGATCAACGTCGTCACCCCGGTCCCGAAGTCGATCGCGAAGCCGCTGATCGAGTCGCTGGTGCACGAGGTCGTCTGCGCCGAGAACGACATCACCCGGTACGTGCCGGACCCCGCGGGCGGGTTGATCGGCTACGAGCGCGCCGTCGAGCTGGCGCTCGCCCGGATCACCGACGGCGAGGTGGAGACCCGCTGGTCCGGTGCCAGCACCGGGAACGTGCCGTCGGACCCGCTGCCCAGCGACCCGGACTGGTCCGGCGGCAGCGTCTACCTCGACGAGCGCGAGCAGCCGACCAGCGCGTCGCCGGAGCGGCTGTGGACGGTCGTCGAGGGGATCGGCGGCGAGCGCGGCTGGTACTCGTTCCCGCTGGCCTGGTCGGTGCGCGGCTGGATGGACCGGGCCGTCGGCGGGGTGGGGCTCTCCCGCGGCCGGCGCGACCCGGACGACCTGCACACCGGCGACGCGCTGGACTGGTGGCGGGTCGAGCGGCTGATCGAGCCGGGGGGCTCCCGCCCGGACGGGAGCGACCTCGGCCCGCAGGACGGCCTGCTCCGGCTGCGGGCCGAGATGAAGGTGCCCGGACGGGCCTGGCTGGAGATGTCGGTGGCCCCGCGGCCGGGTGGCTCGGTCTACCGGCAGCGCGCCGTGTTCATCCCGCACGGGCTGCCGGGCTACCTCTACTGGTGGTCGGTGGCACCGTTCCACGGCATCGTGTTCGGCGGCATGGTCCGCAACATTACGCGCACGGCCGAACGCACCGGGTCCGATCCCGCACCGGCCACCCGGCGGCCGTCCTGGCTGCGCTCGCGGGGACGGCGGCGGTCCGACCGGGCGGCCTGA
- a CDS encoding AI-2E family transporter produces MHDGTARYGGDPRGARRRARHPATRRRRTAPPGRCRARHDRRPARDPPPVRDRCRSRADRRAGGGPHGPADAGDPAGTGGADHPQAPAPAAPLRGARPAADRLRGVCPAARRRGGPRAAGVPGRPAAGGGHPGRDRGAAGGVARPARPLAARAPGAARDRHRARDGHRAGRARGAATLVVNTLVAGTTDLVGQLTVSVASLQGLVDATPFDVDIEQLGDQILQTLENNQQTLTSGAVSTAATLTEVLAGFALCLFALIFMLYDGSRIWGLLRLLAPSRRRERVDVAGRRAFASLVGYVRATVLVAIVDAAGIGIGLWATGVPLALPLTALVFVGAFIPIVGAVLTGVVAVLIALVANGWVTALIVLAVVLAVQQIESHVLQPLLLGRAVRLHPLAVALAVAAGVVIAGVAGALLAVPLLAVLTAAVRSLAAPDEVGPDEVDPLRARQGEPPGTIRPQ; encoded by the coding sequence ATGCATGACGGAACGGCGCGGTACGGCGGAGACCCCCGGGGTGCCCGCCGCCGCGCCCGCCACCCGGCCACGCGGAGGCGTCGTACGGCGCCGCCCGGCCGGTGCCGGGCGCGCCACGACCGTCGTCCGGCTCGGGATCCGCCGCCCGTCCGGGACCGGTGCCGCTCCCGTGCTGACCGGCGGGCCGGAGGGGGCCCTCACGGCCCGGCCGATGCCGGAGACCCGGCCGGCACCGGAGGAGCGGATCACCCGCAGGCCCCGGCGCCCGCTGCCCCGCTCCGAGGTGCCCGGCCCGCTGCGGATCGCCTCCGAGGTGTGTGCCCGGCTGCTCGTCGTCGCGGCGGGCCTCGCGCTGCTGGTGTTCCTGGTCGTCCAGCTGCGGGTGGTGGTCATCCCGGTCGCGATCGCGGTGCTGCTGGCGGCGTTGCTCGCCCCGCTCGTCCGCTGGCTGCACGAGCACCGGGTGCCGCGCGGGATCGCCACCGGGCTCGTGATGGTCACCGGGCTGGCCGCGCTCGGGGGGCTGCCACCCTCGTCGTCAACACGCTCGTCGCCGGCACCACCGACCTGGTCGGCCAGCTCACCGTCAGCGTGGCCTCGTTGCAGGGCCTGGTGGACGCGACGCCGTTCGACGTCGACATCGAGCAGCTCGGGGACCAGATCCTGCAGACGCTGGAGAACAACCAGCAGACGCTCACCTCGGGGGCCGTCAGCACCGCGGCCACCCTCACCGAGGTCCTCGCCGGGTTCGCACTGTGCCTGTTCGCGCTGATCTTCATGTTGTACGACGGATCGCGCATCTGGGGCCTGCTCCGGCTGCTGGCCCCGTCCCGGCGCCGGGAGCGGGTGGACGTCGCCGGCCGCCGCGCCTTCGCCTCGCTGGTCGGCTACGTGCGGGCGACGGTGCTCGTCGCGATCGTCGACGCGGCCGGGATCGGGATCGGGCTGTGGGCGACCGGGGTCCCGCTGGCCCTGCCGCTGACCGCGCTGGTCTTCGTGGGTGCGTTCATCCCGATCGTCGGCGCCGTGCTGACCGGGGTGGTCGCCGTGCTCATCGCGCTCGTCGCGAACGGCTGGGTGACCGCCCTGATCGTGCTGGCCGTGGTGCTGGCGGTGCAGCAGATCGAGAGCCACGTGCTGCAGCCGCTGCTGCTCGGGCGGGCGGTCCGGCTGCACCCGCTCGCCGTCGCGCTGGCGGTCGCCGCGGGGGTGGTGATCGCCGGTGTCGCCGGGGCGCTGCTCGCCGTCCCGCTGCTGGCCGTCCTGACCGCGGCCGTCCGGTCGCTGGCGGCGCCGGACGAGGTCGGCCCGGACGAGGTGGACCCGCTGCGGGCCCGCCAGGGCGAACCCCCCGGGACGATCCGGCCGCAGTGA